One Clupea harengus chromosome 12, Ch_v2.0.2, whole genome shotgun sequence DNA segment encodes these proteins:
- the LOC105889767 gene encoding inhibin alpha chain-like produces MSVVLIVLVVVLASPLGGTFVLQLSEKEATDPAIPASSVQRTSRCHGEPLQAIRKSILQGLNLQQEPRLQGTGMAELREQWKAALKASGHSGHPIQSPPHMTGNEQYSEAPATDLQCCKLSSQIFITDLGWENWVIYPESFTFARCSACSPQPKPSEPLCPSTPATGTSSQVPCCHPVAHDLVPFFYLDESNTLVISSVSLTRQCGCGPGSDPQPPQL; encoded by the exons atgtctgTGGTGTTAATTGTGTTGGTTGTGGTCTTGGCCAGTCCTCTGGGAGGGACATTTGTCCTCCAACTGTCAGAAAAGGAAGCTACTGATCCTGCCATACCTGCctcatctgtccaaaggacCAGCAG gTGCCATGGGGAACCATTGCAGGCCATTCGTAAGAGCATTTTGCAGGGCCTGAATCTTCAGCAGGAGCCTCGCCTCCAGGGCACTGGGATGGCTGAGCTAAGGGAGCAGTGGAAGGCTGCCTTGAAAGCCAGCGGCCACTCAGGCCACCCCATTCAGTCTCCCCCACATATGACAG GGAACGAGCAATACTCTGAGGCTCCTGCCACAGATCTGCAGTGCTGCAAGCTGTCCTCACAGATCTTCATCACAG ACCTGGGCTGGGAGAACTGGGTCATCTACCCAGAGAGCTTCACCTTCGCCCGGTGCAGTGCGTGCAGCCCCCAGCCAAAGCCCAGTGAGCCCCTCTGCCCCAGCACCCCCGCCACAGGCACCTCCTCACAG GTGCCCTGCTGCCACCCAGTCGCCCACGACCTGGTGCCCTTCTTCTACCTGGATGAGAGCAACACGCTGGTcatctcctctgtgtctctgactcGCCAGTGTGGCTGTGGACCAGGATCCGATCCTCAGCCCCCTCAACTTTGA